The Halomicronema hongdechloris C2206 genome includes a window with the following:
- a CDS encoding coiled-coil domain-containing protein, whose translation MSNRRDSAHWSAGDTHRRPSPRKAQRLSSTYTVPSSAPRLHTSGSDEIARLHRQMHSAPPVPSDSSSLWQRLARHWQLSALTVVVIFAGLGAVSAVSLFRIPNLPNCRAIFWPTASASTRLQCADAYAAQGEVDSLLAAIDLIDGLPQDHPLRAEINERIEVWAEQILDLAEQTFHQGKLDQAIAIAQRIPQDTSAAQQVRTRVSRWKETWEEAEAIYEAAQAELEQKNFREAFAKATQLLSVGNDYWETTQYEALTQLISQARQDLNRLGQARRLGQRGTLEGFQEAFKLVASIDPDSPLHREAQRVLRQLGREVLDAAEAALKREDASTATQLLNLVPREAGLRAEISDFYVIIQAYELAWRDTVAGLEAGIQRLQSIGQDQPLYARAQGLMQRWQSQIEGLSKLEWARRLADPGTVSDLRAAISEADQISRTSPAWSEAERQIDRWQRQIETIEDGPILERAKGLARGGDLQALRTAIQEARRIEPGRVLYREAQDQIDQWTAQIQRQEDEPLLRQARQLANAGRYSEAVTVAARIGAGRVLYDEAQGEIQAWRRKVQGQQQLQRAYQVAQQGTVDALVEAIDLAQQIPADSSESAAAVGAANQWSWDLLRVAETEARYDLNRAIAIAQRIPPRTEAYAQAQLRLQEWQDQAP comes from the coding sequence ATGTCCAACCGCCGTGATTCTGCCCATTGGTCTGCCGGTGACACTCATCGGCGGCCCAGCCCTCGGAAGGCTCAGCGACTCAGCTCAACCTATACGGTGCCGTCATCTGCCCCTCGTCTCCACACCTCTGGCAGCGACGAAATAGCCCGCCTACATCGCCAAATGCATTCCGCTCCTCCTGTTCCCTCCGACTCCTCTTCTCTCTGGCAGCGTCTAGCTCGCCACTGGCAACTCTCGGCTCTAACGGTAGTTGTTATCTTCGCTGGCTTGGGGGCTGTCTCTGCTGTCAGCCTGTTTCGTATCCCTAATCTGCCCAATTGCCGAGCCATTTTTTGGCCGACTGCTTCCGCCTCAACCCGGCTGCAGTGTGCCGATGCCTATGCCGCCCAGGGTGAAGTAGACAGCCTGCTGGCAGCTATTGATCTGATCGACGGCCTGCCCCAGGATCATCCCCTGCGAGCCGAGATTAACGAGCGCATCGAAGTCTGGGCCGAGCAAATTCTCGATCTGGCCGAGCAGACCTTTCACCAGGGAAAATTGGATCAGGCCATCGCCATTGCCCAGCGCATCCCCCAGGACACTAGTGCGGCTCAGCAAGTTCGGACTCGGGTTAGCCGCTGGAAGGAGACTTGGGAAGAGGCGGAAGCCATCTATGAAGCAGCCCAAGCTGAGCTAGAGCAGAAAAACTTCCGGGAAGCCTTCGCCAAGGCGACTCAGCTACTCTCTGTGGGTAATGACTACTGGGAAACCACCCAGTACGAAGCCCTGACTCAATTGATTTCCCAGGCCCGCCAAGACCTAAATCGCCTGGGGCAAGCTCGTCGTCTGGGCCAGCGCGGCACCTTGGAAGGGTTCCAGGAAGCCTTCAAATTAGTTGCCTCCATCGATCCAGACAGCCCCCTACACCGTGAGGCCCAACGGGTGCTGCGGCAATTGGGCCGGGAGGTCCTAGATGCTGCGGAAGCGGCACTGAAGCGGGAAGATGCCAGTACCGCCACTCAGCTACTCAACCTCGTGCCCCGGGAGGCTGGTCTGCGGGCGGAGATTAGCGACTTCTATGTGATTATCCAGGCCTATGAGTTGGCCTGGCGAGATACGGTGGCAGGGTTAGAAGCCGGGATTCAGCGGTTACAAAGTATCGGTCAGGATCAGCCCCTCTATGCTCGCGCCCAGGGCTTAATGCAGCGCTGGCAGAGTCAAATCGAGGGGCTGTCTAAGCTGGAGTGGGCCCGGCGCTTGGCTGATCCAGGTACTGTCAGTGATTTGCGGGCAGCCATCTCAGAGGCCGATCAGATTTCCCGCACTAGCCCTGCTTGGTCTGAGGCTGAGCGCCAAATCGACCGCTGGCAGCGGCAGATTGAAACCATTGAGGATGGGCCGATCTTAGAGCGGGCTAAGGGGCTGGCCCGGGGGGGCGATCTACAGGCCCTACGGACGGCTATCCAAGAAGCGAGGCGGATTGAGCCGGGGCGAGTCCTCTACCGTGAGGCCCAAGATCAAATTGATCAGTGGACTGCCCAAATTCAGCGGCAGGAAGATGAGCCCCTATTGCGGCAGGCGCGGCAGTTGGCCAACGCTGGACGATACTCGGAGGCGGTGACGGTGGCTGCCCGGATCGGGGCCGGCCGGGTGCTCTACGATGAAGCTCAGGGTGAGATTCAGGCCTGGCGTCGCAAAGTACAGGGACAACAGCAGTTGCAACGGGCCTATCAGGTGGCTCAGCAGGGTACCGTAGATGCCCTGGTGGAGGCTATCGATCTGGCCCAACAGATACCGGCTGACAGCAGTGAGTCGGCTGCGGCAGTGGGGGCCGCCAACCAGTGGAGTTGGGATCTACTGCGGGTGGCCGAGACCGAGGCCCGCTATGACCTGAACCGTGCGATCGCAATTGCCCAACGCATCCCACCCCGCACTGAAGCCTATGCCCAGGCCCAACTGCGGCTGCAAGAATGGCAGGACCAAGCCCCCTAG
- a CDS encoding alpha-ketoacid dehydrogenase subunit beta has protein sequence MAETLMFNALREALDEEMERDATVCVLGEDVGHYGGSYKVTKDLYKKYGELRVLDTPIAENSFTGMAVGAAMTGLRPIIEGMNMGFLLLAFNQIANNAGMLRYTSGGNYKIPMVIRGPGGVGRQLGAEHSQRLEAYFQAVPGLKIVACSTPYNAKGLLKSAIRDNNPVLFFEHVLLYNLKEDLPNHEYLVPLNQAEVVRPGNDVTILTYSRMRHHVMQAVKSLEKKGLDPEVIDLISLKPLDFETIGTSLRKTHRVIVVEECMKTGGIGAEIIASINDRFFDELDAPVVRLSSQDIPTPYNGKLESLTIVQPQQIEAAVEKMAALQV, from the coding sequence ATGGCAGAAACCTTAATGTTCAATGCCTTACGGGAAGCCCTAGACGAAGAGATGGAGCGCGATGCCACCGTCTGTGTGCTCGGTGAAGATGTGGGCCACTATGGGGGGTCCTACAAGGTCACCAAGGATCTCTACAAGAAATATGGGGAATTGCGGGTCTTAGATACCCCGATTGCCGAAAATAGCTTTACCGGGATGGCTGTGGGGGCTGCCATGACTGGACTGCGGCCAATCATTGAAGGCATGAATATGGGCTTCTTGCTGTTGGCCTTCAACCAGATTGCCAACAATGCTGGCATGCTGCGCTACACCTCTGGGGGTAATTACAAGATTCCCATGGTAATTCGCGGACCTGGTGGGGTAGGACGGCAACTGGGGGCAGAACACTCGCAGCGGTTAGAGGCCTATTTTCAGGCGGTACCGGGGCTGAAAATTGTGGCTTGTTCGACTCCTTATAACGCCAAGGGACTGCTGAAGTCAGCCATTCGCGACAATAACCCGGTACTGTTTTTTGAGCATGTCTTGCTTTACAACCTGAAAGAAGATCTGCCTAACCATGAGTATCTCGTGCCCCTGAATCAGGCAGAAGTGGTGCGCCCGGGTAACGATGTGACGATTTTGACCTATTCCCGCATGCGCCACCATGTGATGCAGGCGGTGAAGTCCCTAGAGAAAAAGGGGCTGGATCCTGAGGTAATCGATTTGATCTCTTTGAAACCCCTAGATTTTGAGACGATCGGGACCTCTCTGCGTAAGACTCACCGGGTAATCGTGGTGGAGGAATGCATGAAGACGGGGGGCATTGGGGCAGAGATTATCGCCTCGATTAATGATCGGTTCTTCGACGAATTGGATGCGCCGGTGGTGCGGCTGTCGTCTCAAGATATTCCCACCCCCTACAACGGCAAGTTGGAGAGCCTGACCATCGTGCAACCCCAGCAAATCGAAGCGGCGGTCGAAAAAATGGCGGCCCTGCAAGTATAG
- the secD gene encoding protein translocase subunit SecD, whose translation MARQRLLLGLVVALAIAAVMAIIQVPTRLGLDLRGGSQLTLQVQPTQEIPDITDRNMEAVRQVVEGRVNGLGVSESVVQILGNDQLLVQLPGISDPEQAERVLGGTAQLEFRPQKPGTEQQLTVENQVLQSELSELEALRAAQDNQDDGAASTPETIEQLSPAERQARLEALQQSVQDSEAAIANLFESTQLTGDKLEDAIARPNNAGTGWEVVIEFTSEGADLFADMTRRIAGTGRSVGIFLDNRLISAPSVDVEFAETGITGGGAVISGNFDAQAARELEIQLRGGALPLPVEVVENRTVGPSLGRDSIRSSLYAAVGGLILVLIFMVAYYRLPGLLADLALVVYALLTWAAFNLLGVTITLPGIAGFILSIGMAVDANVLIFERTREELRAGKTLYRSVESGFHRAFSSILDSNVTTLIACAALFWFGAGLVKGFALTLAIGVAISMFTAVTCSRSLLLFVLSWAQFRKPELFCPGLYQARS comes from the coding sequence ATGGCCAGACAACGACTACTCTTGGGGCTGGTGGTGGCCCTAGCCATCGCGGCGGTAATGGCGATCATTCAGGTGCCTACCCGCCTGGGATTGGATTTGCGCGGTGGGTCTCAGTTGACCTTGCAGGTGCAACCCACCCAGGAAATTCCTGATATTACAGACCGGAACATGGAAGCGGTGCGCCAGGTGGTGGAGGGCCGGGTCAATGGCTTGGGGGTATCTGAGTCGGTGGTGCAAATCTTGGGGAATGATCAGCTGCTGGTGCAGTTGCCTGGCATTAGCGATCCCGAGCAGGCGGAGCGAGTGCTGGGAGGCACTGCCCAACTGGAGTTTCGGCCCCAGAAGCCAGGAACTGAGCAGCAGTTGACGGTGGAAAATCAGGTGTTGCAGAGTGAACTCAGTGAGTTGGAAGCCCTGCGAGCGGCCCAGGACAATCAAGATGATGGGGCGGCCTCTACGCCTGAGACCATCGAGCAGCTGTCGCCTGCAGAGCGTCAGGCTCGCCTGGAGGCTCTACAACAATCGGTGCAGGACAGTGAAGCTGCGATCGCAAACCTGTTCGAATCCACTCAACTCACTGGCGATAAGCTGGAGGATGCCATTGCCCGGCCCAACAACGCGGGTACTGGCTGGGAGGTGGTGATCGAGTTCACCTCAGAAGGAGCTGACCTGTTTGCCGACATGACCCGCCGCATCGCCGGCACTGGTCGCAGCGTTGGCATTTTCCTAGACAACCGCCTGATCAGTGCCCCCAGTGTCGACGTGGAGTTTGCCGAGACCGGCATTACCGGCGGCGGTGCGGTTATCTCTGGTAACTTCGATGCCCAAGCTGCCCGGGAATTAGAGATCCAACTGCGGGGTGGAGCCCTGCCCCTGCCGGTTGAGGTGGTGGAAAATCGCACCGTGGGTCCCAGCTTGGGCCGCGATAGCATCCGCAGCAGCCTTTATGCTGCCGTGGGCGGCCTGATCTTGGTGCTCATCTTCATGGTGGCCTACTATCGATTACCTGGACTCTTAGCCGATCTGGCCCTGGTGGTCTACGCCCTGCTGACCTGGGCGGCCTTCAACCTGCTGGGGGTGACCATCACCCTACCGGGCATTGCCGGATTCATTCTCAGCATCGGCATGGCGGTGGATGCCAACGTGCTGATCTTTGAGCGCACCCGGGAAGAACTGCGCGCTGGCAAAACCCTCTACCGTTCAGTGGAATCGGGCTTTCATCGGGCCTTCTCCAGCATTCTCGATAGTAACGTCACCACCTTAATTGCCTGTGCGGCACTGTTCTGGTTCGGAGCGGGCTTAGTAAAAGGCTTTGCCCTAACCCTAGCCATTGGGGTAGCCATCAGCATGTTTACCGCCGTCACCTGCAGCCGTAGCCTGCTGTTGTTCGTGCTGAGCTGGGCCCAATTCCGCAAGCCAGAACTATTTTGTCCCGGGCTGTACCAGGCGCGCTCTTGA
- the secF gene encoding protein translocase subunit SecF, whose protein sequence is MKLSVIKQRTLWWTVSILITMVGIIAMGLSWQQFQAPLRPGLDFVGGTRLQLTRDCAQPQVCDTSLQTAQVREVLTPLGLEASSIQVVGDDRQSLSIRTKTLDVEQRAQLQDTLEEALGPFDPQSIQIDSVGPVIGQQLFASGLLALLVAFAGIVVYLSLRFQLDYAVFAIVALFHDVFITLSIFAILGLTLGVEVDSLFIVALLTIVGFSVNDTVVIYDRIRETIKLHPQMHIDEVVDDSVRQTLTRSINTTLTTVLTLISIVLFGGDTLKFFALALIVGFISGAYSSIFIASTLLALWREKSGHAIATPASDPLPDQPDSVV, encoded by the coding sequence ATGAAACTCAGTGTAATCAAGCAGCGAACCCTATGGTGGACCGTGTCCATCCTGATTACGATGGTGGGCATCATCGCCATGGGGCTTTCCTGGCAACAGTTTCAGGCCCCGCTGCGACCGGGGCTAGACTTCGTCGGCGGCACCCGGCTGCAGCTGACGCGGGATTGTGCTCAACCCCAAGTCTGTGACACTTCCCTGCAAACGGCTCAGGTGCGGGAGGTGCTGACTCCCTTGGGTTTAGAGGCTAGCAGCATTCAGGTGGTGGGCGACGATCGTCAGAGCCTCTCTATCCGTACCAAGACCCTGGATGTAGAGCAACGGGCCCAACTGCAAGATACTTTAGAGGAGGCTCTGGGGCCCTTCGACCCTCAATCAATTCAGATCGATTCGGTGGGTCCCGTAATCGGCCAGCAATTATTTGCTTCCGGTTTATTGGCTTTGCTGGTAGCCTTCGCCGGTATCGTGGTGTATTTGAGTCTGCGATTTCAGCTCGACTACGCCGTGTTTGCCATCGTTGCCCTATTCCACGATGTGTTCATTACCCTCAGCATCTTTGCCATCCTGGGGCTGACCCTGGGGGTAGAGGTAGATAGCCTCTTCATCGTGGCCCTGCTCACCATCGTCGGCTTTTCGGTCAATGACACGGTGGTGATCTACGACCGCATTCGGGAGACGATCAAGCTCCACCCGCAGATGCATATCGATGAGGTGGTGGATGATTCGGTGCGTCAGACCCTGACCCGGTCCATCAACACTACGTTAACCACAGTATTGACGCTGATTTCTATCGTGCTGTTCGGCGGCGATACCTTAAAGTTCTTCGCCTTAGCCTTGATCGTGGGCTTTATCTCTGGGGCCTACTCCAGCATCTTTATCGCCAGCACTCTGCTGGCCTTGTGGCGAGAGAAATCTGGCCATGCGATCGCAACCCCTGCCTCTGACCCCTTGCCAGACCAACCCGACAGCGTTGTCTGA
- a CDS encoding helix-turn-helix transcriptional regulator has protein sequence MARRKETITLSIPPGTKEQLEAIADGLGIMWGDKPSISGLVVAIAQHQLEVGSVLALDPSQNTAIRQAIRLLVDSGHIADAQTLALFLLEHGNLETPLRQALLEQVSHPTESWRRVIDQQIKAKQPFHLFYEDSQNKQMEFTVRYGEIRFWEKRFYLEAWCEETEGSLNLPELIHNRCFRLDRIINVLPASGSWQDRLEYIEVHLQVLGRLVKAYEPKPDDITNEVKDDARYIVRRVSNTFWFIREILRYGEECLVLSPASVQNQLISKLKKLCEHYNFLT, from the coding sequence ATGGCGCGTAGAAAGGAGACAATCACACTTTCCATCCCACCTGGAACTAAAGAGCAGTTAGAGGCAATAGCTGATGGCTTAGGCATTATGTGGGGCGATAAACCCAGTATTTCAGGGTTAGTCGTGGCGATCGCTCAACACCAACTTGAGGTTGGCAGTGTACTTGCACTTGACCCAAGTCAAAATACAGCCATCAGACAAGCTATAAGACTATTGGTTGATTCTGGTCATATTGCCGATGCACAGACTTTGGCCCTTTTCCTACTAGAACATGGCAATTTAGAGACACCTTTACGCCAGGCACTGCTGGAACAAGTTAGTCATCCTACTGAATCATGGCGTAGAGTCATTGATCAGCAAATTAAAGCTAAACAGCCTTTTCATCTGTTTTATGAAGACTCTCAAAACAAACAGATGGAATTTACCGTTCGCTACGGCGAAATTCGCTTTTGGGAAAAGCGATTCTATCTAGAAGCATGGTGTGAGGAAACGGAGGGTAGCTTGAATCTACCCGAGCTAATCCATAACCGTTGCTTCCGTTTAGATAGAATTATCAACGTCTTGCCAGCAAGTGGCAGTTGGCAAGATCGGCTTGAATATATCGAAGTGCACTTACAAGTATTGGGAAGGTTGGTAAAAGCTTATGAACCTAAACCAGATGACATAACCAATGAGGTAAAGGACGATGCTCGCTACATAGTTAGACGTGTATCAAATACATTCTGGTTTATTCGAGAGATCCTACGTTATGGGGAAGAATGTCTAGTTTTATCTCCTGCAAGCGTACAAAATCAATTAATAAGCAAGTTGAAGAAGCTTTGTGAGCACTACAACTTTTTAACATAA
- a CDS encoding Mov34/MPN/PAD-1 family protein: MADTYTNFGEVISELTEDTLVIPISRRVFRACSTHNLFELIELRCFVHDGQRTAEMLVVDCTNDSVPTKNEIGILYQERIGLIFSTEETKMPEIRALRKDFPVTSHQNLVRKDEPASLCLYFEPWEVVQRSWTPRSHLNRVLWWLSETARGTLHREDQPVEPFYFRSLFEIILPPNFDEKIQHPDFFLTLKRVENRVFLGCFLQASRKKSVQIELTCLAIALQPVTHGFIEPFPYDLGTLDKQFSARGATLFDLLCAEIKRSVNGEGTPKVSDSKTLLIFQIPVQRSGNSVVERNEYKAFYLNINLGKLGEACGVLTDGTDGNYYNIPAFGEDLSSNDAWRSIDVEPIEIIFSLTYETARQASGITADTAELSGVLAGVGALGSSLADIWYREAWGTWTFVDIDYIKPHNLARHTAKHFQVGQFKANAVKQTVEETYFDGYAKASAIVDSVTNWSNADLKTAVESADLVVDATTTLAVPRDLAIADLKRSASIFLTPSGHDSVLLLEDSDRNVRLDGLEAQYYEAILNNAWGEQHLLGHQGHLWVGAGCRDVSSVIPVELLQLHAATLARQVRLRCEQPDPVISVWHVEQLSGTINVHTISVAANLTVAANGWNIIWNARLQDKARQIRAANLPNETGGVLLGYFDQKLQSIFVVDILSAPLDSAADSSGFIRGVQGLEEQIKMAQARTANIVSYIGEWHSHPPGISARPSGYDINLLSYLAEILNRDGLPGVMLIVGENQETWSIR, from the coding sequence ATGGCAGATACATATACCAACTTTGGTGAGGTAATTTCTGAACTCACCGAAGACACCTTGGTTATCCCAATCTCGCGTCGAGTTTTTAGAGCTTGTTCTACCCATAATTTATTTGAGCTTATCGAGCTAAGATGTTTTGTTCACGACGGGCAACGCACAGCGGAAATGCTCGTTGTTGATTGCACTAATGACAGTGTCCCTACCAAAAACGAAATTGGGATCCTCTACCAAGAGCGTATTGGCTTAATCTTCAGTACTGAAGAAACCAAAATGCCTGAGATACGAGCGTTGCGAAAAGATTTCCCCGTAACCTCACACCAAAATCTTGTTAGAAAGGATGAACCTGCGTCGTTGTGCCTTTATTTTGAACCTTGGGAAGTAGTGCAACGTTCTTGGACTCCTCGAAGCCATCTTAATCGAGTATTATGGTGGCTTTCTGAAACCGCTAGAGGCACTTTACATCGTGAAGATCAACCAGTTGAACCGTTCTATTTTCGCAGTCTCTTCGAGATTATCCTACCTCCAAATTTTGACGAAAAAATTCAGCATCCTGATTTTTTTCTGACGCTCAAAAGAGTAGAGAATAGAGTCTTTTTAGGATGCTTTTTACAAGCTTCCAGGAAAAAAAGTGTTCAGATAGAGCTAACCTGTCTCGCTATTGCTCTTCAACCAGTAACTCACGGCTTTATTGAACCTTTTCCATATGATTTAGGAACACTTGACAAGCAATTTTCAGCGCGAGGCGCTACTCTGTTCGATTTGCTTTGTGCTGAGATCAAGCGTAGCGTGAATGGAGAAGGAACTCCAAAGGTATCTGATAGTAAAACACTTCTTATTTTTCAGATACCTGTTCAACGAAGTGGCAATAGTGTTGTAGAGCGAAATGAATACAAAGCGTTCTATCTCAACATCAATCTTGGGAAGTTAGGCGAAGCATGCGGTGTGTTAACAGATGGCACAGATGGTAACTACTACAATATTCCTGCTTTTGGCGAAGATTTGAGTTCCAATGATGCTTGGCGCTCTATTGACGTTGAACCGATCGAGATTATATTCTCTCTGACTTATGAAACTGCACGCCAAGCTTCTGGTATCACTGCTGACACTGCTGAACTTTCTGGTGTTCTTGCAGGTGTTGGGGCACTTGGTAGCAGTCTTGCCGACATCTGGTATCGAGAGGCGTGGGGCACCTGGACATTTGTTGATATCGATTACATTAAGCCGCATAATTTAGCCCGACATACAGCTAAACATTTTCAGGTTGGTCAGTTTAAAGCAAATGCAGTCAAACAAACAGTAGAGGAAACCTATTTTGACGGCTATGCAAAAGCTTCTGCTATTGTCGATAGTGTGACTAATTGGTCAAATGCAGACTTGAAGACTGCTGTTGAAAGTGCAGATTTAGTAGTTGATGCAACAACTACGCTTGCAGTGCCGCGTGATTTAGCGATCGCTGACCTTAAACGATCAGCATCTATTTTTCTAACTCCTTCTGGACACGACTCTGTTTTACTTCTCGAAGATTCCGATCGGAACGTACGCTTAGATGGACTGGAGGCACAATATTACGAAGCCATCTTGAATAATGCTTGGGGTGAGCAACATCTGCTTGGACATCAAGGGCATCTTTGGGTTGGTGCAGGATGTCGTGATGTATCAAGTGTGATACCAGTCGAGCTTCTTCAGCTTCATGCTGCAACACTTGCACGGCAAGTTAGGCTCAGATGTGAGCAACCCGATCCTGTAATCTCGGTATGGCATGTTGAGCAGCTATCTGGGACCATTAATGTTCACACAATATCTGTGGCTGCAAACCTAACTGTGGCTGCTAATGGTTGGAACATTATATGGAACGCTCGCTTGCAGGATAAGGCTAGGCAAATTCGTGCTGCTAATCTTCCAAATGAAACGGGCGGAGTCTTACTCGGCTATTTTGATCAAAAATTACAGTCAATCTTCGTGGTCGATATCCTCTCTGCTCCCTTAGACAGTGCAGCAGATTCAAGTGGATTTATACGCGGCGTTCAGGGTCTTGAGGAACAGATCAAAATGGCGCAAGCACGGACAGCTAACATTGTGTCCTACATTGGTGAATGGCATTCTCATCCACCAGGAATCTCAGCTAGACCGAGTGGATACGATATCAACCTCTTGAGCTATCTTGCTGAGATTCTCAATCGTGATGGACTGCCAGGTGTAATGCTCATTGTTGGTGAAAATCAGGAAACATGGTCAATCCGATAA
- the crtD gene encoding C-3',4' desaturase CrtD: protein MSNRTQRVIVIGAGIGGLTAAALLARRGHEVTVFDQAWVPGGCASTFKRGGFTFDVGATQVAGLEPGGIHHQLFSELGVALPEASPCDPACAVYLPGEQTPIQVWRHPLRWARERRQQFPGSQPSGNCLERLFRSVGNFRLDGPVLPPRNLWDLGQLVKAVRPATLLTAPYLFLTVGQVLRSYGLDQDRRLQTFLDLQLKLYSQVDADATALLYAATALGVSQAPQGLFHLQGSMQVLSQRLVAGLRRHGGSLRLGHRVEGIHCTQGQATGVTGQRQKTGKTWTESADHIVANVTVQDLVRLLGCQAPVGYRRRVEKLPPASGAFVVYLGVDQAAIPADCPPHLQCLYDYEGPIAENNSLFISVSRPGDGRAPAGQATIIASSFTDPEVWWQCRDYEALKRQYTDTALARLSQFFDLSPQHIYHQEAATPRTFARFTARHRGIVGGIGQRLSTFGPFGIATRTPISGLWLVGDSTHPGEGTAGVSYSALTAVEAAGGSSLA, encoded by the coding sequence GTGTCAAATCGAACACAACGGGTCATCGTCATTGGGGCGGGGATTGGCGGCTTGACTGCCGCTGCCCTGCTAGCGCGGCGGGGCCATGAGGTCACCGTATTCGACCAGGCCTGGGTGCCAGGGGGTTGTGCCTCCACCTTCAAGCGGGGCGGATTTACCTTCGATGTGGGAGCCACCCAGGTGGCGGGATTAGAACCGGGAGGAATTCATCACCAACTATTTTCTGAGTTAGGCGTGGCTCTTCCCGAGGCTAGCCCCTGTGATCCGGCCTGTGCCGTGTATTTACCGGGAGAACAGACCCCGATCCAGGTCTGGCGCCATCCCCTACGTTGGGCCCGGGAACGGCGACAGCAGTTCCCGGGCAGCCAACCTTCTGGCAACTGCTTAGAGCGGCTGTTTCGATCAGTTGGCAATTTCAGGCTCGACGGACCGGTGCTGCCGCCCCGCAATCTCTGGGATCTGGGGCAGCTGGTTAAGGCAGTGCGCCCGGCGACGCTGCTGACAGCCCCCTATCTGTTCCTGACGGTGGGTCAGGTGCTGCGCAGCTATGGCCTCGATCAAGATCGACGGCTCCAGACCTTCCTCGATCTGCAACTGAAGCTCTATTCCCAGGTGGATGCCGACGCCACAGCTCTGCTCTACGCCGCCACGGCCCTAGGGGTATCCCAAGCGCCCCAAGGGTTGTTCCATCTCCAGGGCAGTATGCAGGTGCTCAGCCAGCGCTTAGTGGCAGGACTACGGCGTCACGGCGGTAGCTTGCGACTGGGGCATCGCGTCGAGGGAATTCACTGTACCCAGGGTCAAGCCACTGGGGTTACCGGGCAACGGCAGAAAACCGGCAAGACCTGGACCGAGTCAGCCGATCACATCGTGGCCAATGTGACGGTGCAAGACCTGGTGCGGTTGTTAGGCTGCCAAGCCCCGGTTGGCTACCGTCGCCGGGTGGAGAAGCTGCCACCAGCATCCGGGGCCTTTGTGGTGTATCTAGGGGTAGATCAGGCGGCCATCCCGGCCGATTGCCCGCCCCACTTGCAATGTCTCTATGACTATGAGGGACCGATTGCCGAAAACAATTCCCTATTTATCTCGGTCAGTCGCCCCGGCGATGGCCGCGCTCCAGCGGGCCAGGCCACGATCATTGCCTCGTCCTTTACCGATCCCGAAGTTTGGTGGCAGTGCCGCGACTATGAGGCCTTAAAGCGCCAATACACCGACACTGCTCTGGCTCGCCTGAGTCAATTTTTCGATCTCAGCCCCCAGCATATCTACCACCAGGAAGCGGCCACCCCCCGCACCTTCGCCCGATTTACCGCCCGTCATCGCGGCATCGTCGGCGGCATCGGCCAGCGGCTCAGTACCTTTGGCCCCTTTGGCATTGCCACCCGCACCCCCATTTCCGGCCTGTGGCTGGTGGGGGACAGCACCCACCCCGGGGAAGGGACAGCGGGGGTGAGTTACTCGGCCCTGACCGCGGTAGAGGCAGCTGGAGGCAGCAGCCTAGCTTAG
- a CDS encoding CysS/YqeB C-terminal domain-containing protein: protein MLQANGIADLIQQRQAARQQRDFVKADDIRDQLATVGITVVDQTNGEVHWHRQ from the coding sequence ATGCTTCAGGCGAATGGCATCGCAGACCTGATCCAACAGCGTCAGGCGGCCCGGCAGCAACGCGACTTTGTAAAGGCGGATGATATTCGCGATCAGTTAGCGACGGTGGGGATTACGGTGGTTGACCAAACCAATGGAGAAGTCCATTGGCATCGACAGTGA